From Montipora foliosa isolate CH-2021 chromosome 6, ASM3666993v2, whole genome shotgun sequence, a single genomic window includes:
- the LOC138005784 gene encoding protein unc-13 homolog C-like, with amino-acid sequence MVKTRKGQGQHDAVAQGQDGAVEEAEGEDQEFVSMVTVRELLKVQESALKAIFESMISSFSSRLDDVVKTVSSLKASLEFSQKEIEDLKPLNLKLSEATRDIDQIKCDFGGMQLKTEYLENQSRRNNIRVSGIPEAVGETWEVSEAKVKAVIKEKLQIDVDIERAHRVERRKPSKRQNTNQPRTIVCRLRDWKQREAVVRKARKVKPEGLYVSEDLAPETLLKREAQIPKLKAAKESGKIAYFILDRLVIREKPA; translated from the coding sequence ATGGTGAAAACTCGTAAAGGTCAAGGTCAACATGACGCCGTTGCTCAAGGGCAAGATGGCGCCGTTGAAGAAGCCGAAGGCGAAGATCAAGAGTTTGTCTCGATGGTCACAGTAAGAGAGCTTTTAAAGGTGCAGGAGTCTGCTCTAAAGGCCATATTCGAGTCTATGATCAGCTCATTTTCGTCGAGGTTGGACGACGTGGTCAAAACTGTTTCCTCTTTGAAAGCCAGTTTGGAGTTTTCACAGAAAGAGATTGAAGATCTTAAACCTCTAAACTTAAAGTTGTCCGAGGCCACCAGGGACATTGACCAGATCAAGTGTGACTTTGGCGGAATGCAGCTGAAGACAGAATACCTTGAAAACCAGTCCAGGAGAAATAATATCAGGGTGAGTGGCATTCCTGAAGCGGTGGGCGAAACTTGGGAGGTTTCGGAAGCGAAGGTGAAGGCGGTTATCAAGGAGAAGTTGCAGATAGACGTGGATATCGAGAGGGCCCACAGGGTAGAGCGCCGAAAGCCAAGCAAGAGGCAGAACACCAACCAACCGAGGACGATTGTTTGCCGCTTGCGAGACTGGAAGCAGAGGGAAGCAGTGGTCAGGAAAGCTCGCAAAGTCAAGCCCGAAGGTCTCTATGTGAGCGAGGATCTGGCTCCCGAGACCCTACTCAAGCGGGAAGCCCAAATTCCAAAGTTAAAAGCAGCTAAGGAGTCAGGTAAAATAGCCTATTTCATACTTGATAGGCTTGTTATTCGTGAAAAACCAGCGTGA